A stretch of the Arachis stenosperma cultivar V10309 chromosome 6, arast.V10309.gnm1.PFL2, whole genome shotgun sequence genome encodes the following:
- the LOC130933148 gene encoding uncharacterized protein LOC130933148 has protein sequence MVKQSTQLKELKTRTQQPQFKELEIEVERQISAIRVVRDVEIERLLMELRLVRSCFSEEQLRKPMLQVFEETLPNLSIVKDEENGKFDVKWKERGSRMSTTCGGVGRDLHASLFQRLSIAFPSECPASVPQFGGFEYSSNTGRTGYLGDENLHFKDFVFEEPCEAQTLTSQEGLQTPNVGSQRLSVGMTPKTLRLPKPGEMLLSVHGSPLGVYKENNMEAIYESEEG, from the exons ATGGTTAAACAATCAACTCAATTGAAGGAACTTAAAACCCGAACGCAGCAACCTCAATTCAAGGAGCTTGAAATCGAAG TGGAGCGTCAAATCAGTGCAATTAGGGTGGTTCGTGATGTTGAGATCGAGCGACTGTTGATGGAACTTCGTTTGGTTCGGTCGTGTTTCAGTGAGGAACAGCTCCGGAAGCCAATGCTGCAGGTCTTCGAAGAAACCTTACCGAATCTCTCAATTGTGAAAGATGAAGAGAATGGGAAATTCGATGTGAAGTGGAAAGAGAGAGGGAGCAGAATGTCCACGACCTGTGGTGGTGTAGGAAGAGATTTGCACGCTTCTCTGTTCCAGAGGCTTTCAATTGCTTTTCCTTCGGAATGTCCTGCTTCGGTTCCTCAGTTTGGTGGTTTTGAATACTCTAGCAATACTG GGAGAACAGGATATCTTGGTGATGAAAATCTTCATTTTAAGGACTTT GTTTTTGAGGAGCCATGTGAAGCTCAGACTCTCACAAGTCAAGAAGGTCTTCAGACTCCCAAT GTAGGTAGTCAGCGCTTGTCTGTTGGGATGACGCCCAAAACCCTTAGGCTGCCAAAACCTGGCGAGATGCTTCTCTCTGTTCATGGATCACCTCTTGGTGTTTACAAGGAAAATAACATGGAAGCTATATATG